A stretch of the Vigna radiata var. radiata cultivar VC1973A chromosome 7, Vradiata_ver6, whole genome shotgun sequence genome encodes the following:
- the LOC106766809 gene encoding heavy metal-associated isoprenylated plant protein 7 has protein sequence MGEEEKKPEETKVEEKKAEEPKEEKKPEQDKKPEESKDEKESKEEESAPPPPEIVLRVFMHCEGCARKVRRSLKGFPGVEDILTDCKSHKVVVKGEKADPLKVLERVQRKSHRKVELLSPIPKPPPEEEKKPEEEEKPKPEEKKEEVITVVLKVHMHCEACSQEIKRRIEKMKGVESVEADLKSSEVSVKGVFEAEKLVEHVSKRTGKHAVIVKQEAEKKEGEGKEESKGEKKGEEGEKKEKDNGDGEEKKEKKEGDGEGKAEEGGTEENTVMELKKSEYYYNPPRYGMEFYAYPGPAYPPQIFSDENPNACSVM, from the exons ATGGGCGAG gaagaaaaaaaaccaGAGGAAACCAAAGTGGAGGAGAAAAAAGCAGAGGAACCCAAGGAGGAGAAGAAACCCGAGCAAGACAAAAAACCGGAGGAgtcaaaagatgaaaaggaatCCAAGGAGGAGGAATCTGCGCCGCCACCGCCAGAAATCGTGCTTAGAGTCTTCATGCATTGCGAGGGTTGTGCTCGCAAGGTTCGTCGCTCCCTCAAAGGATTCCCAG GGGTGGAAGATATTCTCACGGATTGCAAGTCTCACAAGGTGGTGGTGAAAGGCGAAAAGGCGGATCCGCTGAAGGTTCTAGAAAGAGTACAGAGGAAGAGCCACAGAAAGGTTGAGCTTCTCTCTCCGATCCCAAAACCACCACcggaagaagagaaaaagccCGAAGAGGAAGAGAAGCCGAAACCagaggagaagaaagaagag GTTATCACAGTGGTTCTGAAAGTCCACATGCATTGTGAGGCGTGCTCGCAGGAAATCAAGAGACGAATCGAGAAAATGAAAG GGGTGGAGTCAGTGGAAGCAGATCTGAAGAGTTCAGAGGTGAGCGTGAAGGGGGTGTTCGAGGCAGAGAAGCTGGTGGAGCACGTGTCGAAGAGGACAGGGAAGCATGCAGTGATAGTGAAGCAGGAGGCAGAGAAGAAGGagggagaaggaaaagaagagagCAAAGGGGAGAAGAAGGGAGAGGAAGGtgagaagaaggagaaagatAACGGTGAcggagaagagaagaaggagaagaaagaaggagaCGGTGAAGGAAAAGCAGAAGAAGGAGGCACAGAAGAAAACACAGTAATGGAGCTGAAAAAAAGTGAGTATTATTACAACCCTCCAAGGTATGGAATGGAGTTCTATGCATACCCTGGACCAGCTTACCCTCCCCAGATCTTCAGTGATGAGAACCCCAATGCCTGTTCTGTCATGTAA
- the LOC106768569 gene encoding tubulin-folding cofactor B: MVSLTGFNIPNIRIATVIATASSSSSSITFSHNVEDHKETLLSQFNVGYIRCFITFCFKIERVCSGNSVCSIRGRKEEEKKVVREGMASSIQLHGEDSVVLRVTHSNLKTFNTDIRFSLQLTVEGVKDKLWKKCGTSVNSMHLELYDDARNDKIADLSDNSKPLGFYSPLDGFRLHVVDLDPTSISSGGWLEDTSLVEKYQISEEAYNKRQDTFRKYKEKITSHVPATAEAKISDTSEEELCANIKVGSRCEVEPGAKRGVVKFVGRAESLGPGFWVGVQYDEPLGKHDGMVKGVRYFECPPSHGGIVRPDKVKVGDYPERDPFEEDEI; encoded by the exons ATGGTATCTCTCACAGGTTTTAATATTCCCAATATCCGCATAGCAACCGTAATTGCAactgcatcatcatcatcatcatcaatcaCGTTTTCCCACAATGTCGAAGATCACAAGGAAACCTTATTATCACAATTCAATGTTGGGTACATTAGATGTTTTATAaccttttgttttaaaattgagaGAGTGTGTAGCGGAAATAGTGTGTGCAGTATTAGAgggagaaaagaggaagagaagaaagtgGTGAGAGAGGGAATGGCGTCCAGCATCCAACTCCATGGGGAGGACTCGGTGGTGTTGCGGGTCACTCATTCCAATCTGAAAACCTTCAACACCGATATCCGCTTCTCGCTTCAG CTCACGGTGGAAGGCGTGAAGGATAAGTTGTGGAAAAAATGCGGGACTTCTGTCAACTCCATGCACCTTGAGCTCTACGACGATGCTCGCAACGACAAGATCGCCGATCTCTCTGATAATTCCAAACCCCTTGGCTTCTATTCCCCTCTTGATGG GTTTCGTTTGCATGTTGTGGATCTTGACCCAACTTCCATCTCCTCTGGTGGTTGGCTGGAAGATACTTCGTTGGTCGAAAAATACCAAATTTCTGAAGAAGCCTACAATAAGCGACAAG ATACCTTcagaaaatataaagagaaaattacTTCCCATGTTCCTGCAACTGCGGAGGCAAAG ATATCAGACACCAGCGAGGAAGAGCTCTGTGCTAATATCAAG GTAGGATCCAGATGTGAAGTTGAACCTGGGGCAAAAAGAGGTGTTGTAAAATTTGTTGGTCGGGCAGAATCACTGGGTCCTGGTTTCTGGGTTGGAGTACAATATGACGAACCCTTGGGCAAACATGATGGCAT GGTTAAAGGAGTACGCTACTTCGAATGTCCTCCATCTCATGGTGGAATAGTTAGACCAGATAAAGTGAAG